The Branchiostoma floridae strain S238N-H82 chromosome 8, Bfl_VNyyK, whole genome shotgun sequence genome has a segment encoding these proteins:
- the LOC118420918 gene encoding kelch-like protein 24 has protein sequence MDARSDEDCCADEFFRRLQGLRSEGHLTDVTLCAEGKEIPCHRLVLSACSDYFHAMFGGAHSESKKEKIEIGGVTAEALQLLVDFAYTPKFNITLDNVYHQFEAANMLQVKPIEDACEKFLINNLSPDMCLGTWTLADKLSCMKLSAVARRFALKNFEEVCATEEFLQLPVDFLKTYISDRGLHAKKETQVLGAIMLWTRHDLKHRKMHLKELLGFVCFSRMDQDFLKNVLETDEVLRGVPGIRGLIKDQSRHGKPRHIQEVDILLLGGITGGYDPRIVNHDMYRLDLHGDTIDKAPLPQALQFTEGSAAACALGNDVIVTSKSQAWRYKTSLNSWTQLGSLKRGRRNHGMAVLNGKVYVVGGDDNLGSLFDVEAYSEKTNKWTKVAPLMFAVSHFGIATCGKKLYVFGGYWPGLYGRIDEAQCYDSTQKKWDSAATLPYAVSHVKACTINSKIYLVGGELDCVLCYHPQEEYYEEMARRLGSWRSWSECSATVCGSEIYITGGWNRITIGFDVKPFSTVQCYDVISDTMIMGKGLPIPVYGHHTVTVSKH, from the coding sequence ATGGATGCCAGATCGGACGAGGACTGTTGTGCAGACGAGTTCTTCCGCCGTTTGCAGGGGCTGAGGTCAGAAGGTCATCTTACGGACGTGACGCTGTGTGCCGAAGGCAAGGAGATCCCCTGTCACCGATTGGTCCTCTCAGCCTGCTCCGACTACTTCCACGCCATGTTCGGCGGAGCCCACAGCGAGAGCAAAAAGGAGAAAATAGAGATAGGAGGAGTGACCGCGGAGGCACTACAGTTGTTGGTGGACTTCGCTTACACGCCAAAGTTCAACATCACCTTGGATAACGTGTACCACCAGTTTGAAGCAGCCAACATGCTGCAAGTCAAGCCTATTGAAGATGCCTGTGAAAAGTTTCTCATCAACAACTTGAGTCCAGACATGTGTTTGGGAACGTGGACTTTAGCAGACAAGCTGTCGTGTATGAAACTGTCTGCTGTAGCAAGACGCTTTGCTCTGAAGAATTTTGAAGAAGTCTGCGCTACTGAGGAGTTTCTTCAGCTTCCTGTAGATTTTCTCAAGACGTACATCTCAGATCGGGGCCTTCATGCTAAGAAGGAGACACAAGTGTTGGGAGCAATCATGTTATGGACAAGGCATGATCTCAAGCATCGAAAGATGCATCTCAAGGAACTGCTGGGGTTTGTATGTTTCTCAAGAATGGACCAAGACTTCCTCAAGAATGTCCTGGAGACAGACGAGGTCTTAAGAGGAGTCCCAGGTATCAGGGGACTGATCAAGGATCAATCTAGACATGGAAAACCCCGACACATTCAAGAAGTCGATATTCTACTCCTTGGTGGGATCACGGGGGGATACGACCCACGAATAGTAAACCATGATATGTATAGACTTGATCTTCATGGTGATACTATAGACAAGGCACCATTGCCACAGGCTCTTCAGTTCACTGAAGGGAGTGCAGCAGCTTGCGCTCTTGGCAATGATGTAATAGTGACGTCCAAGTCTCAAGCATGGCGGTACAAGACATCTCTGAATTCTTGGACTCAGCTGGGGTCTCTGAAAAGGGGAAGACGAAATCATGGCATGGCGGTTCTTAACGGGAAGGTGTATGTTGTCGGCGGTGATGATAACCTTGGCTCGTTATTTGATGTTGAGGCGTACAGCGAGAAGACCAACAAGTGGACAAAGGTAGCGCCACTCATGTTCGCTGTCAGCCATTTTGGCATAGCTACCTGCGGTAAGAAGCTCTACGTATTCGGTGGCTATTGGCCGGGCCTCTATGGACGAATTGATGAAGCGCAGTGCTATGATTCCACCCAAAAGAAGTGGGATTCAGCAGCGACATTGCCGTACGCAGTGTCACACGTAAAAGCGTGCACTATCAACTCCAAGATCTACTTGGTAGGCGGAGAGTTAGACTGCGTCCTCTGCTACCATCCACAGGAAGAATATTACGAGGAGATGGCTAGAAGGCTGGGGAGTTGGCGATCGTGGAGTGAGTGTAGTGCCACAGTGTGTGGTTCGGAGATCTACATTACTGGTGGCTGGAATCGTATCACTATTGGTTTTGACGTTAAACCCTTCTCCACTGTTCAGTGTTATGATGTGATCAGTGACACCATGATCATGGGTAAAGGTTTGCCTATACCAGTCTATGGACACCACACTGTGACAGTATCCAAACATTGA